From the genome of Gemmatimonadaceae bacterium:
CTTCGAGCCGCCTCCCGCACCCGATCGCACACTCGCCGAAGGCGCCCGAGTGACGTTGGGCTCGCTGGCCTTCGACGTGTGGCACGTGCCGGGTCACGCGCCGGGCCACGTGATCTTCCACGGCCACGGCGTGGTGCTCGGTGGCGATCTGCTGTTTGCCGGATCGATCGGACGCACCGACCTTCCGCTGGCCGACGGTGCCGCGATGCAGCGGTCGCTGGCTCGCCTCGCCGGATTGCCGGCCGCGTCCATCGTGTATCCCGGGCACGGCCCCGAGACGACGATTGGCGAGGAGCTCGCCTCGAATCCGTTCCTGCGCGGAACGGCGCACCCGATCCGCCGATGAAGTAGGGTGTGTGGCCGGGCCAGGCGTCTATCTTTGCCGTTGGCGCCGGTTTGAACGCCCCGCCATCTTTTCCGCGACGTCACGCCCAACCATCGCCACATGCCCCTCCTTCGTC
Proteins encoded in this window:
- a CDS encoding MBL fold metallo-hydrolase: MRIEGRVVGPFQENTWLVVDEVTNRAALVDPGDEGDEVLRMLDASGATLDAIWVTHGHLDHIGAIAAVRRAHPEVPIWLHPDDLPLYGEGSIRAAQYYGVPFEPPPAPDRTLAEGARVTLGSLAFDVWHVPGHAPGHVIFHGHGVVLGGDLLFAGSIGRTDLPLADGAAMQRSLARLAGLPAASIVYPGHGPETTIGEELASNPFLRGTAHPIRR